The genomic DNA TTACTTGTTGGAAGTATGCCACGTCCAATGGATAATTCAAGTGGAGTACAACTTTTAAATAGATTAAAATCTCAATCATCACTTAATATGACAATTGAAGGAGGAAATGGTGTATTAACATTTCCATTATAATCTAAATTATTAATCCAATAAAAATCACTGAAAATAATAAAAGAATCCCATTGATGTGAGTTCTATATTTATATGACTTCCTGAACAAATTTGTCAATCATTGCATTATATGATCCATCTTTTATTTGGGATGATTTCAATCCTAATGTAACCATTGGAGTTATATTTGTGTAATCTGCAAAGTCTTGATTTGTTTTTTCTATTCCTGAACTTCCACACGTACTAAAACATGCTAACAATGGTATTTTATCCATATTATTTTTTAGATATGCTCTAACTGGTACCGCCATCTTTGAAGCCCAGATTGGTGTTCCAATTATTAGAAGATCATATTGGGATAGATCATGCTTAGGTTCCTGTATTTCTGATAATTTTCCCCTTGAAGCTTCGTATCCTGACTTAATATAACCTATTATTCCTGATCTTTTTTCTGTATCAATTATTTCCTCGATGTCAGAATCTAATGCCTTTGAAATAGATTCTGCAATCATTTTGGTATTTCCGGTTCTTGAGTAATAAACAACTAGAGTTTTCATGTTTATGTATTTGATTACAGAAATATAATAAGATTTTTACTGTTTTAATTAAATACTTCTTTTCATTGATTTTCATTTATTTGATCAAAATATAAAAATGATAGAAAAATCTCTTTTTTCTTTTTACATCCCATTTTTTATGGTTCAGGAGTGGTATGGTGGTAACTGGTCTCAAACCATCAAAAGTTACATTTACAATTAAAAAAGATCAAAACGGAACAATTCTCGAACTTGAGCAAATTAACGTCCAGGATGAACAGTTTGAAGACATTGATATTGGATGGGATGAATATTATCTAGGCCCGATGAAAGAAGTGCTTGAAAATAATTCTTAATATGTTTAATTCAATTTATTTCTATTTCAAATCTTTTTTAAGCATAAAAGATTTATTGGTCTTATTTTTGTATTTAATTCTATAATAATTTTCGGTAGTACCAATAATGATAATAGTAATCTAGAAAAATAAATTTAACATAAAAACAATAATAAAATATGTAGACTTTAAGTTAGTAATTTTTGTTATATTTCCAAATTCAAGGAGTTTATACATATGGACACTAAACCAATCAAAGTATTATTAATCGAAGATAATATTGGTGATTATCAAATAATACTTAGAATGCTCGATAAAAGTGAAAATACTAAATTTGAATTAACTCATGTTCCAAGATTATCTACAGGATTAAAAGTTCTCCAAAATGATATATTTGACATTATACTTTTAGATCTAGGCTTACCTGATTGTCAGGGGTTAAAATCTTTTCAGGTTACATTAAAGAAACATCCGTCAATTCCAATTATTATACTGACGGGTTTGGCAAACGAAGAAACTGGAATTAATGCCATAAAATATGGTGCTCAGGATTATTTGGTAAAAGGAGAATTTAACGGCAAATTATTGGTAAGGGCTATTCAATATGCAATTGAACGTAAGAAAGTAGAAGGTTTATTTATTTATTAATTTACCTTGTTCAATCAAAAATTTGAAATAAAAAAAAGAATAAATAGAAAAAATTT from Methanobacterium spitsbergense includes the following:
- a CDS encoding response regulator; protein product: MDTKPIKVLLIEDNIGDYQIILRMLDKSENTKFELTHVPRLSTGLKVLQNDIFDIILLDLGLPDCQGLKSFQVTLKKHPSIPIIILTGLANEETGINAIKYGAQDYLVKGEFNGKLLVRAIQYAIERKKVEGLFIY
- a CDS encoding flavodoxin family protein gives rise to the protein MKTLVVYYSRTGNTKMIAESISKALDSDIEEIIDTEKRSGIIGYIKSGYEASRGKLSEIQEPKHDLSQYDLLIIGTPIWASKMAVPVRAYLKNNMDKIPLLACFSTCGSSGIEKTNQDFADYTNITPMVTLGLKSSQIKDGSYNAMIDKFVQEVI